A genome region from Musa acuminata AAA Group cultivar baxijiao chromosome BXJ3-5, Cavendish_Baxijiao_AAA, whole genome shotgun sequence includes the following:
- the LOC135637615 gene encoding transcription factor ICE1-like, with product MLSRIHGVVWAEDGGEEEDAASWTRANTSSASGEAMGESKDELGLPSFKSMLDDDWYLGGGATSNPATSTAAHYPFEVFQAHRDVAFPSNPKPHEALLLPVVDDLDQSQPCFPAKSALASLFGAVCSNPFDAGLDLGCDAPGFLPASQVSNTPVLMNRGGGGGGGGILGFAGMVAGEQVGCPDLSSGAEFAGSRLLLPSENCDGSISGVAVGSMGFDNFDNSPFLNRSKLLRPLEIFPPVGAQPTLFQKRAAAALRQNPAAAGKKGGFLGLWGSEGAGQGNGSKSALEEENEKKRKGNEDEEMDDGSVDASGLNYDTDEVAVENAKNEDNATGGGGGSNSIANSTVTARGGDQKGKKKGLPAKNLMAERRRRKKLNDRLYMLRSVVPKISKMDRASILGDAIEYLKELLQRINDLHNELESAPSSSSMPLTSGTSFHPLTPTLPTLSCRVKEELCPSSLPSPNSQPARVEVRVREGRAVNIHMFCARRPGLLLSTMRALDGLGLDIQQAVISCFNGFALDVFRAERCKEGPGVLPEEIKAVLLHSAGYDNTML from the exons aTGCTCTCGAGGATCCACGGCGTCGTGTGGGCTGAAGATGGAGGCGAGGAGGAGGACGCTGCGTCGTGGACGAGAGCAAACACGTCCAGCGCCAGCGGGGAAGCGATGGGCGAGAGCAAGGACGAGCTCGGCCTCCCCAGCTTCAAGTCCATGCTCGACGACGACTGGTACTTGGGTGGCGGCGCTACTTCCAACCCCGCGACGTCTACCGCCGCCCATTACCCCTTCGAAGTCTTCCAGGCGCATCGAGACGTAGCCTTTCCCTCGAACCCGAAGCCGCACGAGGCCTTGCTGCTCCCTGTCGTCGACGACCTCGATCAAAGCCAGCCCTGTTTCCCCGCAAAGTCCGCCCTTGCTTCTCTCTTCGGCGCTGTTTGTTCGAATCCTTTCGACGCCGGGCTTGATCTAGGGTGCGACGCTCCGGGTTTTCTTCCGGCTTCCCAAGTGTCTAATACACCCGTCTTGATGAacagaggcggcggcggcggtgggggaGGAATCCTTGGTTTCGCTGGAATGGTGGCGGGTGAGCAAGTTGGTTGTCCCGATCTGAGCTCCGGAGCTGAATTCGCCGGTAGTCGTCTGCTGCTCCCATCCGAAAACTGTGATGGTTCCATCTCCGGTGTCGCCGTGGGCTCCATGGGCTTCGACAACTTCGACAATTCTCCATTTCTCAACCGGTCTAAGTTGCTGAGGCCTCTGGAGATCTTCCCTCCTGTGGGCGCGCAGCCGACTCTGTTCCAGAAAAGGGCGGCGGCCGCTCTCCGCCAGAATCCAGCGGCTGCCGGCAAAAAAGGTGGCTTCTTGGGGCTATGGGGCTCGGAAGGAGCGGGACAGGGTAACGGTAGCAAGTCTGCTTTGGAAGAAGAGaacgagaagaagaggaaggggaacGAGGACGAGGAGATGGACGACGGAAGCGTCGACGCGTCAGGATTGAACTATGACACGGATGAAGTTGCGGTAGAGAATGCCAAGAACGAGGATAATGCCACGGGCGGTGGTGGGGGTAGCAACTCGATTGCCAACAGCACAGTGACAGCACGTGGTGGAGAccagaaggggaagaagaagggcCTCCCTGCAAAGAACTTGATGGccgagaggaggagaaggaagaagctcAATGACCGGCTTTACATGCTTAGATCTGTTGTTCCCAAGATCAGCAAG ATGGACAGAGCTTCCATTCTTGGTGATGCAATTGAGTACTTGAAGGAGCTTTTGCAAAGGATCAATGACCTTCACAATGAACTTGAATCAGCACCTTCCAGTTCTTCAATGCCTCTTACTAGTGGGACAAGCTTTCACCCTCTGACTCCAACACTACCCACTCTATCGTGCCGTGTGAAGGAGGAGCTCTGCCCGAGTTCTTTGCCAAGCCCAAATAGTCAACCAGCTCGT GTTGAGGTCAGGGTAAGAGAAGGTCGAGCAGTTAACATTCATATGTTTTGTGCTCGTAGGCCTGGTCTATTGCTCTCCACTATGAGGGCACTTGATGGCCTTGGGCTTGACATCCAGCAGGCTGTCATCAGCTGTTTCAATGGGTTTGCCCTAGATGTTTTCCGAGCTGAG CGATGCAAAGAGGGTCCTGGTGTTCTGCCAGAAGAAATCAAGGCAGTTCTCTTGCATTCTGCAGGCTATGACAATACTATGTTGTGA